The region AGCTGCATGGCGCCTACGCCATCTGCGTGATGGCGCTCGACCGCCCGCAGGAGCTGGTCGCGGCCCGCATGGGCTGCCCGCTGCTGATCGGCCTTGGCAATGACGAGAATTTCGTCGCCTCCGACGTGTCCGCCATCCTGTCCGCCACCCGCCGGGTGATGTTCATGGAAGAGGGCGACGTCGTGCGGCTGACGCGCGAGGGGGTCGACATCACCGACCAGAACGGTACGCCGGTGCAGCGCGACATCCGCGAAAGCGAAGTGTCACTGGCCTCGCTGGAGCTGGGCCCGTACAGCCACTTCATGCAGAAGGAAATCCACGAGCAGCCCAAGGCCCTGTCCGACACCATCGATGCCGTGCTGGGCGCGGGCTTCAGCCCGGCCGTGTTCGGTGACGACAGCGGCCGGCTGGCCGCTGCGGAAGGGGTGAAGATCCTGGCCTGCGGCACCAGCTACTACGCCGGTCTGACTGCCAAATACTGGATCGAGGCGATTGCCGGCCTGCCGTGCAGCGTCGAAGTGGCCAGCGAGTATCGCTACCGCGACGCCTACGTGAATCCGGCACACCTGATCGTCACCCTGTCGCAGTCCGGCGAAACGCTGGACACCATGGAAGCGCTGAAGCGCGCCCGCGAGCTCGGTCACCGCACTGCGCTGTCGATCTGCAATGTCAGCGAGAGCGCGATTCCGCGCGCCAGCGACCTGGTGTTCTACACCCGCGCCGGTGCCGAAATCGGCGTCGCCTCGACCAAGGCGTTCACCACGCAACTGGTGGCGCTGTTCACGCTGGCGATCACGCTGGGCAAGCAGCGCGGGCGAGTCGATGCCGAGGCCGAAGCCGGTTATCTGGAAGCGCTGCGCTACCTGCCGGGCTCGGTCCAGCATGCGCTGAACCTGGAACCGCAGATCAGCAGCTGGGCGCAGGCGTTTGCGTCGAAGCAGCATGCGCTGTTCCTCGGTCGCGGCGTGCATTACCCGATCGCGCTGGAAGGCGCGCTGAAGCTGAAGGAAATCACCTATATCCACGCCGAGGCCTACCCGGCCGGCGAGCTCAAGCACGGTCCGCTGGCGCTGGTCGACAGCGACATGCCGGTGGTGGTCATCGCGCCGAAGGATACGCTGCTGGAAAAGGTGAAATCCAACATGCAGGAAGTGCGCGCGCGCGGCGGCGAGCTGTTCGTGTTTGCCGACCTGGACAGCCAGTTCAGCGATTCCGACTGCGTGCACGTGATCCGTACCCCGCGCCATGTCGGCATCCTGTCGCCGATCGTGCACACCATTCCGGTGCAACTGCTGGCCTATCACGTGGCGCTGGCCAAGGGCACCGACGTCGACAAACCGCGCAATCTGGCGAAGAGCGTGACGGTGGAGTAGACCGCTCAGCGCCGGATTTTATCCGTATAGATCTTATATTCCGGGTGTAAATATATTGGCATTTTTATTTGTCAATAAAATGCCGGCGGTGAATATCCATTGATCGGCGATAACAGTCCGTTTCGCCTGCGCCGGGAAAACGTTCATAATCGCGAGCAGAACCTTTCAAACTTTTGATCTTCGATTCCATTGGAACAGAATGCCTACCTTGATCCCGACCATTCTGTGCGGCGGCGCCGGCTCGCGGCTGTGGCCCGTCTCGCGCGAACAGCATCCGAAACCGTTCATCCGGCTGGCTGACGGAAAAAGCCTGCTGCAGAAGGCATTTCTCCGCAGTTTCAAATTGCCGGATGTGGCAGAAATCCTGACGGTGACCAACCGCGATCTGTTCTTCAAGACCAAGGACGAGCTGCGCGAAGTCAATTCGCGGAAACTGCCTGCGTCATTCATGCTGGAGCCGTTCGGGCGCAATACCGCTGCCGCAGTCGCCTGCGCGGCCCTGCAGGTCCGCCAGCGCCATGGTGACGATGCAGTGCTGCTGGTGCTTGCAGCCGATCACCTGATCGCCAACCAGAAAGCATTTGCAACTGCGGTGGCGCGCGCAGTCGAGCTGGCTGCAGATGGCATGCTGGTAACGTTCGGCATCCACCCGGACAGCCCGGAAACCGGATACGGCTATATCGAGGCTGATGGTCACCGCGTGCTGCGTTTTGTCGAAAAGCCTTCTCAGGACACCGCTCGCGACTATCTGGCCTCGGGCCGTTTTCTGTGGAATTCGGGCATGTTCTGCTTCCGGACCGGCACGCTGATCGACGAGATGAACGCGCACAGCCCCGAGGTCATTCAGGCGGTCGAGCACTGCCTGGCCGCCTCGCAGCAGGTGGGAGGACAGGACGTGCTGCAGCTTGAACTCGACGCCGAGCGTTTTGCC is a window of Microvirgula aerodenitrificans DSM 15089 DNA encoding:
- a CDS encoding mannose-1-phosphate guanylyltransferase/mannose-6-phosphate isomerase; the encoded protein is MPTLIPTILCGGAGSRLWPVSREQHPKPFIRLADGKSLLQKAFLRSFKLPDVAEILTVTNRDLFFKTKDELREVNSRKLPASFMLEPFGRNTAAAVACAALQVRQRHGDDAVLLVLAADHLIANQKAFATAVARAVELAADGMLVTFGIHPDSPETGYGYIEADGHRVLRFVEKPSQDTARDYLASGRFLWNSGMFCFRTGTLIDEMNAHSPEVIQAVEHCLAASQQVGGQDVLQLELDAERFAVVPDISIDYALMEKSSRVAVVPCDIGWSDIGSWTALGALVPPDEDGNCIESEVMLHDVSNCYIKSEERLVGAVGIDNLVIIDTSDALLVASKDRVQDVKRIYAGLKEQGHEAYKLHRTVHRPWGTYTVLEEGDHFKIKRIVVKPGASLSLQMHHHRSEHWIVVRGAARVVNGDKEIFVSTNESTYIPAGHQHRLVNPGSIDLVLIEVQSGEYLGEDDIVRFQDNYGRC
- the glmS gene encoding glutamine--fructose-6-phosphate transaminase (isomerizing), encoding MCGVVGAVSHRDIVPLLIDGLKRLEYRGYDSSGIAVNVGDEIRRVRRVGRVTEMETAVLAEGLQGSAGIGHTRWATHGGVTEPNAHPHISNGRIAIVHNGIIENHEEKRAELIAQGYEFSSQTDTEVVAHLIDFYDQQSHDLFDAVRRAVRELHGAYAICVMALDRPQELVAARMGCPLLIGLGNDENFVASDVSAILSATRRVMFMEEGDVVRLTREGVDITDQNGTPVQRDIRESEVSLASLELGPYSHFMQKEIHEQPKALSDTIDAVLGAGFSPAVFGDDSGRLAAAEGVKILACGTSYYAGLTAKYWIEAIAGLPCSVEVASEYRYRDAYVNPAHLIVTLSQSGETLDTMEALKRARELGHRTALSICNVSESAIPRASDLVFYTRAGAEIGVASTKAFTTQLVALFTLAITLGKQRGRVDAEAEAGYLEALRYLPGSVQHALNLEPQISSWAQAFASKQHALFLGRGVHYPIALEGALKLKEITYIHAEAYPAGELKHGPLALVDSDMPVVVIAPKDTLLEKVKSNMQEVRARGGELFVFADLDSQFSDSDCVHVIRTPRHVGILSPIVHTIPVQLLAYHVALAKGTDVDKPRNLAKSVTVE